In one Parvibaculum sp. genomic region, the following are encoded:
- a CDS encoding sigma-54-dependent Fis family transcriptional regulator produces the protein MPRGNKRPEPGREGTAPISSANFLTNPPLPELLDLVEQLRFSPQEGRIWLSDQRMILVHNEVFGALRHELIETLGIEAARGLITRMGYLAGSRDAALARTMRPTHSPFDTFMVGPQLHALEGFVVADILEFAMDSETGLHYSEFVWKDSAEADAHIAIHGIGSVPACWREVGYASGYASSFMGKRILVREVECRAMGHTHCRGFAKSAEDWDNPELDLKYLTAQPVERRSSSFAVSIPRVRPTGQQTKIDKNIGQVDADKPVGASVAFNTTLHKINRVASTRASVLLLGESGVGKSLLAQEVHKRSPRSQKPFIQINCAAIPEQLIEAELFGVERGAYTGASETRFGRFEVADGGTLFLDEVAALTPIAQGKLLRVLQTGEMEHLGSNKTRTVDVRILAATNENLSDAIRQGRFREDLFYRLNVFPIVIPPLRERQDDIPVLLEYSLHKFSKRHGRAVVGVTDRALQAILNHPWPGNIRELENVIERGLILAEEGQPLDIYHLFTIHDDFKTENAITSNAQGLAMLKSEPLDASELFADNVDIDGWAARMLRDGVALFDVENALVRAAVEKTGGNVSRAASLLGITRSQLDYRIKKLSD, from the coding sequence ATGCCCAGAGGCAACAAGCGTCCGGAGCCCGGGCGCGAGGGAACGGCGCCCATCTCCAGCGCGAATTTTCTTACCAACCCGCCGCTGCCGGAATTGCTGGACCTCGTCGAGCAGCTTCGTTTCTCTCCCCAGGAAGGTCGCATCTGGTTGAGCGACCAGCGGATGATACTCGTGCACAACGAGGTTTTCGGTGCGCTCCGCCATGAGTTGATCGAGACCCTCGGAATTGAAGCTGCCCGGGGCCTCATAACTCGCATGGGGTACCTCGCAGGCTCGCGAGACGCGGCTCTCGCCCGAACCATGCGGCCTACGCATTCGCCTTTCGATACCTTCATGGTCGGACCGCAACTTCACGCGCTCGAAGGCTTCGTTGTCGCCGACATCCTCGAATTCGCGATGGATAGCGAAACAGGTCTCCATTACAGCGAATTTGTTTGGAAGGACTCAGCGGAGGCAGATGCACATATCGCCATTCACGGTATCGGTTCGGTTCCCGCTTGCTGGAGAGAGGTAGGATATGCTTCGGGTTATGCGAGTTCTTTCATGGGAAAACGCATTCTGGTGCGAGAGGTCGAGTGCCGCGCCATGGGACATACACACTGCCGCGGTTTCGCAAAATCCGCTGAAGATTGGGACAATCCGGAACTCGACCTCAAATATCTGACCGCTCAGCCGGTTGAAAGGCGATCATCGAGCTTCGCCGTGAGCATTCCGCGCGTGAGGCCGACTGGTCAACAAACAAAGATCGACAAGAATATCGGCCAGGTCGATGCCGACAAACCCGTAGGCGCCTCGGTCGCGTTCAACACAACGCTGCACAAGATCAATCGCGTCGCATCCACCCGCGCGAGCGTTCTCCTTCTGGGAGAAAGTGGCGTCGGAAAGAGCTTGCTCGCCCAAGAGGTTCACAAACGCAGCCCGCGCTCTCAAAAACCCTTCATACAGATCAACTGCGCGGCAATTCCCGAACAGCTGATCGAAGCTGAATTGTTCGGCGTCGAGCGCGGTGCCTATACCGGCGCATCGGAAACAAGGTTTGGGCGTTTCGAAGTGGCCGATGGCGGTACGCTCTTCCTCGACGAAGTGGCCGCGCTCACGCCTATCGCCCAGGGAAAACTGCTTCGCGTGTTGCAGACAGGCGAAATGGAACATCTCGGCAGCAACAAGACCCGCACGGTCGATGTGCGCATTCTCGCCGCCACCAACGAAAATTTGAGTGATGCCATCAGGCAGGGACGTTTCCGCGAGGATCTCTTTTATCGCTTGAATGTATTTCCAATCGTTATTCCGCCGCTCCGGGAAAGACAGGACGATATCCCCGTCCTACTCGAGTACAGCCTACATAAGTTCTCGAAGCGTCACGGCCGCGCTGTCGTTGGCGTCACGGACCGGGCGCTTCAGGCAATTCTCAACCACCCGTGGCCCGGCAATATCCGCGAGCTGGAAAATGTCATCGAGCGTGGTCTTATTCTCGCCGAGGAAGGACAGCCGCTGGACATCTATCACCTGTTCACCATCCACGACGACTTCAAAACCGAAAATGCAATCACATCCAATGCTCAAGGATTGGCAATGCTGAAGTCCGAGCCGCTGGACGCAAGCGAGCTTTTTGCCGACAATGTAGACATCGACGGCTGGGCTGCGCGAATGCTACGAGACGGCGTTGCACTTTTCGATGTCGAAAATGCGCTGGTGCGAGCGGCCGTTGAGAAAACCGGTGGCAATGTCTCCAGAGCTGCTTCTCTACTTGGAATCACGCGCTCGCAACTTGATTATCGGATCAAGAAGCTTAGCGATTGA
- a CDS encoding SDR family NAD(P)-dependent oxidoreductase has product MGRLSGKRAIVTGAGSGIGRASARLFAAEGAKVVAVDLVEAAVDETAEMIRKDGGTVSSVAADVSDENAVKAFVQHSVDQHGGVDVLFANAGISGGLVPLQEQTVPYWQQILAVNLIGPFLAIKYASPHMLAQGKGSIICTASVAGLRANAGATAYSASKAGVISLVQTVANEFYGSGVRVNAICPGLIETGMTKPIFDGARARGSDDKIGQLNPMKRYGLPPEIAHAALFLASDDASYVNGQAIAVDGGLSSTHPFAGRR; this is encoded by the coding sequence ATGGGACGACTTTCGGGAAAACGCGCAATCGTCACGGGCGCTGGGAGCGGCATCGGCCGCGCCAGCGCCCGTCTCTTTGCGGCGGAGGGCGCCAAGGTCGTCGCCGTCGATCTCGTGGAAGCAGCCGTCGACGAGACGGCCGAGATGATCCGCAAGGATGGCGGCACGGTTTCATCCGTCGCGGCCGATGTCAGCGACGAAAATGCGGTCAAGGCATTCGTCCAGCACAGCGTCGACCAGCATGGCGGCGTCGATGTGCTCTTTGCCAATGCCGGGATCAGCGGCGGGCTTGTGCCGCTGCAGGAGCAGACCGTTCCCTACTGGCAGCAAATTCTGGCCGTCAATCTGATCGGCCCGTTTCTCGCGATCAAATATGCAAGCCCGCACATGCTCGCCCAAGGCAAGGGCTCGATCATTTGCACGGCCTCGGTCGCGGGCCTGCGCGCCAATGCCGGCGCCACCGCCTACAGCGCCAGCAAGGCCGGCGTCATCAGTCTCGTGCAGACAGTGGCCAACGAGTTTTACGGCTCGGGCGTGCGCGTCAACGCAATCTGTCCGGGCCTGATCGAGACCGGCATGACGAAGCCGATTTTCGACGGCGCAAGGGCGCGCGGCAGCGACGACAAGATCGGCCAGCTCAATCCGATGAAGCGTTACGGATTACCGCCGGAAATCGCCCATGCGGCGCTCTTCCTTGCGAGCGACGACGCCTCCTATGTCAACGGGCAGGCGATTGCCGTCGATGGCGGACTGTCCAGCACGCATCCGTTCGCGGGACGGCGCTGA
- a CDS encoding DUF6460 domain-containing protein translates to MIQNAFSVLIKFFIGAVAVGALLNAFDISAEQVLQDIGFTPEAVIAFVRDGIGWALPHFLLGAMVLIPIWLIIFLLKPPSFRG, encoded by the coding sequence ATGATTCAAAACGCCTTTTCGGTGCTGATAAAGTTTTTCATCGGGGCGGTGGCCGTCGGGGCGCTGCTCAACGCATTCGACATTTCGGCCGAGCAGGTGCTTCAGGACATCGGTTTCACGCCGGAGGCCGTCATTGCCTTTGTGCGCGACGGGATCGGCTGGGCGCTGCCGCACTTCCTGCTGGGCGCGATGGTGCTCATTCCGATCTGGCTGATCATTTTCCTCCTGAAGCCGCCGAGCTTCCGCGGCTGA
- a CDS encoding cupin domain-containing protein — MTSTEDKSRGRAACHLTAAEIARLPERANVHQFNANAIRNTRSIGDLLGLSDVGVHLVRVEPGRETTEHHFHGQDEEFLYILSGRAEATIGEETFEVGPGDFMAFPKNSPAHSMRVPEGVSEDLVYLMGGTRAPIDICTYPRLGRRMYRVDGVKEYAALEDFRKV, encoded by the coding sequence GTGACATCGACCGAAGACAAATCGCGGGGCAGGGCCGCCTGCCACCTGACCGCCGCCGAGATCGCGCGGCTGCCGGAACGCGCCAATGTTCACCAGTTCAATGCCAATGCGATCCGCAACACGCGCTCCATCGGCGACCTGCTGGGCTTGTCGGATGTCGGTGTCCATCTGGTCCGCGTCGAGCCCGGCCGCGAAACGACCGAGCATCACTTCCACGGTCAGGATGAGGAGTTCCTCTACATCCTCTCCGGCCGCGCCGAGGCGACGATCGGCGAGGAGACGTTCGAGGTCGGGCCGGGCGACTTCATGGCCTTCCCGAAAAATTCGCCGGCCCATTCGATGCGGGTGCCGGAGGGCGTGTCGGAAGACCTCGTCTATCTGATGGGCGGCACGCGCGCGCCCATCGACATCTGCACTTATCCGCGCCTCGGCCGCCGCATGTACCGCGTCGACGGCGTCAAGGAATACGCCGCCCTCGAAGATTTCAGAAAGGTCTGA
- a CDS encoding AsmA family protein, whose protein sequence is MSRLFAILVGLILLLVAVAVAVPMLVPMETYKAQIAAAVKEQTGRDLRIDGDIGLSLFPNIAVSIGDVGFSNASWGKEREMASMQEMRAALKLMPLFRGAIEIDSFVLVDPVIHLEVRRDGTPNWQFETARAAAAPATTGSEGGGIGVSEVSLGEISIRNGRASYVNAQTGANYAAEKVNVNLALPGLDQPFVADGSLVWNGDKIDVDLKADRPRAFTEGGETPVALTLSAPKIRATYAGTLKALDGVAFAGDVDLNVSSVRALAAWAGSPMPDGEGFGALALSGKASGGGDTYRFSDAKIGFDGMNATGNLTVNTGGARPNVRGALAVDRIDVNTYLADGGKGAGGGGSGGAGDSEWSNAPIDLSGLKAIDADFDFSTQEILFQQIKIGESALKLKVANGLLNANLSRLNLYQGAGSGTLTVNGASATPQIAANFKLAGLAAEPFLTDAADFKRLQGKTAIDIAVTAAGRSQRDMVSALNGNGSVKFTDGKIKGINLAQLTRSVFSAATSGWQSGGTQDTDFSEMGGSFTITNGVLKNDDLRLLSPLIRVTGAGTVNMPPKTLNYRVEPKLAASLEGQGGQADVKGIEVPILVTGPWSNPRFAPDLASMIQNRENIESTIKSIKEDKGKGLIDSLMGKPPAQQAPAEGASGDEAPAEPATRPRPEDALKQLFGR, encoded by the coding sequence ATGTCCCGTCTTTTCGCCATCCTTGTCGGCCTCATCCTGCTTTTGGTTGCCGTCGCCGTCGCCGTGCCGATGCTCGTTCCAATGGAGACCTACAAGGCGCAGATCGCTGCCGCCGTGAAGGAGCAGACAGGCCGCGACCTGAGGATAGATGGCGATATCGGCCTGTCGCTTTTTCCCAATATCGCGGTCTCGATCGGCGATGTCGGCTTCTCCAACGCAAGCTGGGGCAAGGAGCGCGAAATGGCCTCGATGCAGGAAATGCGGGCGGCGCTGAAGCTGATGCCGCTTTTCCGCGGCGCGATCGAGATCGACAGCTTCGTGCTGGTCGATCCGGTCATTCATCTCGAAGTGCGGCGCGACGGCACCCCCAACTGGCAATTCGAAACCGCACGGGCCGCCGCCGCGCCCGCCACGACCGGCAGCGAGGGCGGCGGCATCGGCGTCAGCGAAGTCAGCCTCGGCGAAATCTCGATCCGCAACGGACGCGCCAGCTATGTCAACGCGCAGACCGGCGCCAATTACGCCGCCGAAAAGGTCAATGTGAACCTTGCCCTTCCCGGCCTCGACCAACCCTTCGTCGCCGACGGATCGCTGGTCTGGAACGGCGACAAGATCGATGTCGATCTCAAGGCCGACCGCCCGCGCGCCTTTACCGAAGGCGGCGAGACGCCTGTCGCGCTGACGCTTTCGGCGCCGAAAATCCGCGCCACCTATGCCGGGACGCTGAAGGCGCTGGACGGTGTCGCGTTCGCCGGCGATGTCGACCTCAATGTCAGTTCGGTGCGCGCGCTCGCCGCATGGGCCGGCAGTCCGATGCCCGACGGTGAAGGTTTCGGCGCACTTGCGCTTTCCGGCAAGGCGAGCGGCGGCGGCGACACCTATCGCTTCAGCGATGCGAAGATCGGCTTCGACGGCATGAACGCGACGGGCAACCTGACCGTCAACACGGGCGGCGCGCGGCCGAATGTGCGCGGCGCCCTTGCGGTCGACCGGATCGACGTCAACACCTATCTGGCCGATGGCGGCAAGGGTGCGGGCGGCGGCGGTTCCGGCGGCGCCGGCGACAGCGAATGGAGCAACGCGCCCATCGACCTTTCCGGCCTCAAGGCCATCGACGCCGATTTCGACTTCTCGACACAGGAAATCCTCTTCCAGCAGATCAAGATCGGCGAGAGCGCGCTCAAGCTCAAGGTCGCGAATGGTTTGCTCAATGCCAATCTCTCGCGGCTCAATCTCTATCAGGGCGCAGGCTCGGGCACGCTGACGGTCAACGGCGCTTCGGCAACGCCACAGATCGCCGCCAATTTCAAACTGGCCGGGCTCGCCGCCGAACCTTTTCTCACCGATGCCGCCGATTTCAAGCGGTTGCAGGGCAAGACCGCCATCGACATCGCCGTCACGGCGGCCGGCCGCTCGCAACGCGACATGGTGTCGGCGCTCAATGGCAATGGCAGCGTCAAATTCACCGACGGCAAGATCAAGGGCATCAATCTCGCCCAGCTGACACGAAGCGTTTTCAGCGCGGCAACGTCGGGCTGGCAGTCCGGCGGGACGCAGGACACGGATTTCTCCGAGATGGGCGGCAGCTTCACGATCACCAATGGCGTGCTCAAGAACGACGATCTCAGGTTGCTGTCGCCGCTGATCCGCGTGACCGGCGCGGGCACCGTGAACATGCCGCCGAAGACGCTCAACTACCGGGTCGAGCCGAAGCTTGCGGCCTCGCTTGAAGGACAGGGCGGACAGGCGGATGTCAAAGGCATCGAGGTGCCGATCCTCGTTACGGGGCCGTGGTCCAACCCGCGCTTCGCGCCGGACCTCGCCTCGATGATCCAGAACCGCGAGAACATCGAAAGCACCATCAAGTCGATCAAGGAAGACAAGGGCAAGGGCCTGATCGACAGTCTGATGGGCAAACCTCCGGCCCAGCAGGCGCCCGCCGAGGGCGCAAGCGGCGACGAGGCGCCGGCCGAACCCGCGACGAGGCCCCGGCCCGAAGACGCGCTGAAGCAGCTCTTCGGGCGATAG
- a CDS encoding ABC transporter ATP-binding protein, translating into MSDQVTARRTAAFLWTYWRRYPFTGAALIVLMLLSVAFDVAFPIVSGRLVDAVAQAGFPPAAEDVDLAVFALLLFVGQGVGFHLARRASMLVWAGFAVRVMRDIVTEAFHRVQRYSAEWHSNSFAGATVRRITRGMWAYDTLADTIYIGFLPTGCVLIGVVISLAFHWPLVGLYVLAGIVLYFALTIVLIKYYVAPKNRLNVAADSVVGGAIADAVNCNPVVKSFGGEEREDARLGRLTQDWARKAARAWRAMDIAMLAQVGILMALQAGMIGLVILFWTRGEATPGDIAYAMTSYLLINGYLRDIGFHMQNLQRGINEIEDVIRYADTAAEDRDDEGLPALRVDGGSIRFERVDFRYPNGNGAFYRGMSLDIEPGERIALVGRSGSGKSTFVKLLQRLYDADAGRILIDGQDIAGTTRESLRRAIALVPQEPVLFHRSIGENIGYAKPGASRAEIEEAARLAHADAFIERLPLGYDTLVGERGVKLSGGERQRIAIARAFLADAPILVLDEATSSLDSETEAHIQQAIERLMEGRTTLVIAHRFSTIRRMDRILVFDDGRVVEQGSHAELMTRKDGVFRRMQAAQIATNRNMFAESA; encoded by the coding sequence ATGAGCGATCAAGTCACCGCGCGGCGCACCGCCGCGTTCCTGTGGACCTATTGGCGCCGCTACCCCTTCACGGGCGCGGCCCTCATCGTCCTGATGCTTCTGTCCGTCGCCTTCGACGTCGCTTTCCCGATCGTCTCGGGAAGGCTCGTCGATGCGGTCGCGCAAGCCGGCTTCCCGCCGGCCGCCGAGGACGTCGATCTCGCCGTCTTCGCCCTGCTGCTCTTTGTCGGTCAGGGCGTCGGCTTTCATCTCGCCCGCCGCGCCTCGATGCTTGTCTGGGCGGGCTTTGCCGTGCGCGTCATGCGCGACATCGTCACCGAGGCGTTCCACCGCGTACAGCGTTACAGCGCCGAATGGCACTCCAACAGCTTCGCGGGCGCGACGGTGAGACGCATCACGCGCGGCATGTGGGCCTACGACACGCTGGCCGACACGATCTATATCGGCTTCCTGCCGACCGGTTGCGTGCTGATCGGCGTGGTCATCAGTCTGGCCTTCCACTGGCCGCTGGTCGGGCTCTATGTGCTGGCGGGCATCGTTCTCTACTTCGCCCTCACCATCGTCCTGATCAAATATTATGTCGCGCCGAAAAACAGGCTCAACGTCGCCGCCGATAGCGTGGTCGGCGGCGCCATCGCCGATGCGGTCAACTGCAACCCGGTGGTCAAGTCCTTCGGCGGCGAGGAACGGGAGGATGCGCGTCTCGGACGCCTGACGCAGGACTGGGCGCGCAAGGCGGCGCGCGCCTGGCGCGCCATGGACATCGCGATGCTGGCCCAGGTCGGCATCCTGATGGCGTTACAGGCCGGCATGATCGGCCTCGTCATCCTGTTCTGGACGCGCGGGGAAGCGACGCCGGGCGACATTGCCTATGCCATGACGAGTTATCTGCTCATCAATGGTTATCTGCGCGACATCGGCTTCCACATGCAGAACCTGCAGCGCGGCATCAACGAGATCGAGGACGTGATCCGCTATGCCGACACCGCGGCCGAGGATCGCGACGACGAGGGGCTGCCGGCGCTGCGCGTCGACGGCGGGTCGATCCGCTTCGAAAGGGTCGATTTCCGTTACCCGAACGGCAACGGCGCTTTCTATCGCGGCATGTCGCTCGACATCGAGCCGGGCGAGCGCATCGCGCTGGTCGGCCGCTCGGGCAGCGGCAAGTCGACCTTCGTCAAGCTGCTGCAACGGCTCTACGACGCCGATGCTGGCCGCATCCTGATCGACGGTCAGGACATCGCCGGCACGACGCGCGAAAGTCTGCGCCGCGCCATCGCGCTGGTGCCGCAGGAGCCGGTGCTGTTCCACCGCTCGATCGGCGAGAATATCGGCTATGCGAAGCCCGGCGCGAGCCGGGCCGAGATCGAGGAGGCTGCGCGTCTGGCGCATGCGGATGCGTTCATCGAGCGCCTGCCGCTGGGCTACGACACGCTGGTCGGCGAGCGCGGCGTCAAGCTCTCGGGCGGCGAGCGTCAGCGCATTGCGATTGCGCGCGCCTTCCTCGCCGATGCGCCAATCCTGGTGCTCGACGAGGCAACGTCGAGCCTCGATTCCGAAACCGAGGCGCATATCCAGCAGGCGATCGAACGGCTGATGGAAGGCCGCACGACGCTCGTCATCGCGCACCGCTTCTCGACCATCCGCCGGATGGACCGGATCCTGGTGTTCGACGACGGACGGGTCGTGGAGCAGGGCAGCCATGCCGAGTTGATGACGCGCAAGGACGGCGTCTTCCGCCGCATGCAGGCGGCCCAGATCGCGACGAACCGAAATATGTTTGCGGAAAGCGCCTGA
- a CDS encoding alpha/beta hydrolase, translating into MNTHPIRTAYIEANGLAFEVDICGDGEKLALLLHGFPESKYSWRHQMPIFAELGYTVWAPNLRGYGGTSRPKGREAYALPHLLDDVAGLIDAARARGVSGPTTLVAHDWGGVIAWTFALKKMRPLERFIVMNLPHPALMAKRIRTWAQLKKSWYIFFFQIPWLPEKLLLARNARAIGEAFRGMAVDKSRFPDEVLDHYRKNAQLPGAMTAMINYYRASFRGERPAEWTDPPMLETPTLMIWGEEDSALGKELTYGTDELVSDFTIRYLPQVSHWVQQEAPESVNAMVRAWIEGRHVPQAGLGGRLLIAD; encoded by the coding sequence ATGAACACCCATCCCATCCGCACCGCCTATATCGAGGCCAACGGACTGGCCTTCGAAGTCGATATTTGCGGCGACGGCGAGAAACTCGCGCTGCTGCTGCACGGCTTTCCGGAAAGCAAATATTCGTGGCGGCATCAGATGCCGATATTCGCCGAACTCGGCTACACAGTCTGGGCGCCCAATCTGCGCGGCTATGGCGGCACGTCGCGGCCGAAGGGACGCGAGGCTTACGCGCTGCCGCATCTCCTCGACGATGTCGCCGGGTTGATCGATGCGGCGCGGGCGCGCGGCGTGTCCGGTCCGACAACGCTGGTCGCGCATGACTGGGGCGGCGTCATTGCATGGACATTCGCGCTGAAAAAGATGCGCCCGCTCGAACGCTTCATCGTGATGAACCTGCCGCATCCGGCACTGATGGCCAAGCGCATCCGCACCTGGGCGCAGCTCAAAAAGAGCTGGTACATCTTCTTCTTCCAGATTCCGTGGCTGCCGGAAAAGCTGCTGCTGGCGCGCAACGCGCGCGCCATCGGCGAGGCCTTCCGCGGCATGGCCGTCGACAAGAGCCGGTTTCCCGACGAGGTGCTCGATCACTATCGCAAGAACGCGCAGTTACCCGGCGCGATGACGGCGATGATCAACTACTACCGCGCCAGCTTCCGCGGCGAACGGCCGGCCGAGTGGACCGACCCTCCAATGCTCGAAACGCCGACGCTGATGATCTGGGGCGAGGAGGATTCGGCGCTCGGCAAGGAACTGACCTACGGCACGGACGAACTCGTCAGCGATTTCACGATCCGCTACCTGCCGCAGGTATCGCATTGGGTGCAGCAGGAAGCGCCGGAATCCGTCAACGCGATGGTCCGCGCCTGGATCGAGGGCCGGCACGTGCCGCAGGCCGGGCTTGGCGGACGGTTGCTCATCGCCGATTGA
- a CDS encoding sodium-dependent transporter yields MTTPFAPRQWSSRFAFLMAAIGSAVGLGNIWRFPYVAGENGGGAFILIYGLTMLAIALPILAAEILLGRMGHKSPINTMRKLVAENRAARLWTLIGWGGTIGAFVVLSYYAVIGGWALKYIEFAITGAFAGDDNAATLAHFEAFVADPWALIFWQTIFLGFTVFIVSVGVTSGIERAVVALMPLLFLLIAGLAVYATTMPGFGEAMRFMFDIRLSEVTPATVLAAIGQGFFSVSIALGAMMTYGAYLDRSVSIGRSAVIIALADTAIAVLAGVAIFPLVFTYGLEPSAGPGLTFITLPIAFGTIGGGVLIGSAFFLLLSIAAVTSAISLLEPVVAWVEEAVDMSRRKLAVIAGILVWILGFGTVLSFNHWSDFHPFAPLGILAGMTVFDVLDYVVLNIVMPTVGLLMSLFVGWVLTREKVEEALGVSGARWVGFWRFSLRFVAPLGVVSIFVANVLI; encoded by the coding sequence ATGACGACACCGTTCGCGCCGCGGCAATGGTCTTCGCGCTTTGCGTTTTTAATGGCAGCCATTGGCAGCGCCGTAGGGCTCGGCAACATCTGGCGCTTTCCATACGTCGCCGGCGAAAATGGCGGCGGCGCCTTCATCCTGATCTACGGCCTGACGATGCTGGCCATCGCGCTGCCAATTCTGGCCGCGGAGATTCTGCTGGGTCGTATGGGCCACAAGAGCCCCATCAACACGATGCGCAAGCTTGTGGCCGAAAACCGGGCCGCGCGGCTCTGGACGCTGATCGGTTGGGGCGGGACCATCGGCGCCTTCGTGGTGCTTTCTTATTATGCGGTGATCGGCGGCTGGGCGCTGAAATATATCGAGTTCGCCATCACCGGCGCATTCGCCGGCGACGACAACGCCGCCACGCTTGCGCATTTCGAAGCTTTCGTCGCCGATCCCTGGGCGTTGATTTTCTGGCAGACGATCTTTCTCGGCTTCACGGTCTTCATCGTCTCCGTCGGCGTGACCTCCGGCATCGAACGCGCCGTCGTCGCGCTGATGCCGCTGCTTTTCCTGTTGATCGCGGGTCTCGCGGTCTACGCCACCACCATGCCGGGCTTCGGCGAAGCGATGCGCTTCATGTTCGATATAAGGCTTTCGGAAGTCACGCCCGCGACCGTGCTCGCAGCCATCGGGCAGGGCTTCTTCTCGGTCTCGATCGCGCTCGGCGCCATGATGACCTATGGCGCCTATCTTGATCGCAGCGTCTCGATCGGGCGCTCCGCCGTCATCATCGCGCTTGCCGACACCGCCATCGCCGTCCTCGCCGGCGTCGCGATCTTCCCGCTGGTCTTCACCTACGGGCTCGAGCCCTCGGCGGGCCCGGGCCTCACCTTCATCACATTGCCCATCGCCTTCGGCACCATTGGCGGCGGCGTGCTGATCGGTTCGGCCTTCTTCCTGCTGCTCTCGATTGCCGCCGTCACCTCGGCGATCTCGCTGCTCGAGCCGGTCGTCGCCTGGGTCGAGGAAGCGGTCGATATGTCGCGCCGCAAGCTCGCTGTCATCGCCGGCATATTGGTCTGGATACTCGGCTTCGGCACGGTCCTCTCCTTCAACCACTGGTCGGATTTCCACCCGTTCGCCCCGCTCGGCATTCTCGCCGGGATGACGGTCTTCGATGTGCTCGACTATGTGGTCCTCAACATCGTGATGCCGACGGTCGGACTGTTGATGTCGCTTTTTGTCGGCTGGGTGCTGACGCGCGAGAAGGTCGAGGAGGCGCTGGGTGTCAGCGGCGCGCGCTGGGTTGGTTTCTGGCGCTTTTCGCTGCGTTTCGTGGCGCCGCTGGGGGTGGTCTCGATCTTTGTCGCCAATGTGCTGATCTAG
- a CDS encoding haloalkane dehalogenase — MPNEDFDARPAPRPGVLRTPDARFEGIDNFPWPPRYHEVEPGLCMAYIDAGPRDAAETLLLLHGEPMWGYLYRKMIPVFEKAGFRVVVPDLIGFGRSDKPVDGKAYSYSKHVGWVTKLIEHLDLRRVTIFGQDWGGLIGGRVLAENIDRFSRAVFSNTDLPGTSQPGLPGMKPQEPLAPDALQSMLGIDWRATLGENDAIDPGKVNAYVKSGAPLYFLAWRVYSQEVETFLPSRIVPGWCLKPVSAAARRAYDAPFPNEDYVAGARRFPLLVPITADDPERIKNDAAWRVLEGWNGPLLTLWGDACPFTFTTLGRGYRERVPGAALPGIEHKVFPAGHFSQEDVGEEMAEEMVGFIRKFPAGA; from the coding sequence ATGCCGAACGAGGATTTCGATGCCAGGCCCGCACCGCGGCCGGGCGTCCTGCGAACGCCGGACGCCCGCTTCGAGGGCATTGACAATTTTCCCTGGCCGCCGCGCTACCACGAGGTCGAGCCGGGCCTTTGCATGGCCTATATCGACGCGGGGCCCCGCGACGCCGCGGAGACGCTGCTGCTGCTCCACGGCGAACCCATGTGGGGCTACCTCTACCGGAAAATGATTCCGGTTTTCGAAAAGGCGGGCTTCCGCGTCGTTGTGCCTGACCTGATCGGTTTTGGACGCTCCGACAAACCGGTGGACGGCAAAGCCTATTCCTACAGCAAGCATGTCGGATGGGTGACGAAGCTCATCGAACATCTCGACCTGCGCCGCGTCACGATCTTCGGTCAGGACTGGGGCGGGCTGATCGGCGGCCGGGTACTTGCCGAAAACATCGACCGCTTTTCCCGCGCCGTTTTCTCCAACACCGATTTGCCGGGCACGTCGCAGCCGGGCCTGCCCGGCATGAAGCCGCAGGAACCTCTCGCGCCCGACGCGCTGCAATCGATGCTCGGCATCGACTGGCGCGCGACGCTCGGCGAAAACGACGCCATCGATCCCGGCAAGGTCAATGCTTATGTAAAAAGCGGCGCGCCGCTCTATTTCCTCGCCTGGCGCGTCTACAGCCAGGAAGTCGAAACCTTTTTGCCCTCGCGCATCGTGCCGGGCTGGTGCCTGAAGCCGGTGTCGGCCGCCGCGCGGCGCGCCTACGACGCGCCGTTTCCGAACGAGGACTATGTCGCGGGCGCGCGACGCTTTCCGCTTCTGGTGCCGATCACCGCCGACGATCCGGAGCGGATAAAAAACGACGCCGCATGGCGCGTACTCGAAGGCTGGAACGGTCCCTTGCTGACGCTATGGGGCGATGCCTGCCCGTTCACTTTCACGACGCTGGGGCGCGGATATCGCGAGCGCGTGCCGGGCGCAGCGCTTCCGGGCATCGAACACAAGGTCTTTCCCGCCGGTCACTTCTCGCAGGAAGATGTGGGCGAGGAAATGGCGGAGGAGATGGTTGGTTTCATCCGGAAGTTTCCCGCCGGCGCGTAG